The following proteins come from a genomic window of Gimesia sp.:
- a CDS encoding MJ0042-type zinc finger domain-containing protein gives MASPASISCPHCAASFNIKSQAAFGKKVKCPKCETPFVIEKPARKSSGPRKQPSRRSPQDDEFGFEDESDEPLFLEEDETDWEDDLSDGPAVRPAKQPRQKPKPTRKKSKSQQSFLGALRKYGFSPFVVFPLAILLCLYGFFFVTGNTVSTTIVMFIVVFFAMGCTAVGGIGLLILAAEESFGELLLCFFVPLYSLFYAITRFERTKGPFAAIFSGVVVYLVVGLSLIIGKETHSGPFAKDGPGGRAQNNVAQVDPDADVDLEDLKEFHIQLHTPLPLEWAEPGNTSANVFQERPSASIGRMFEVTSSPDPDQPDAPASRMKFRVFLPPKGQGEKFPCVIVPPAGSTLLTGMEIDDTVNTQNPEHEPYVKAGFAVITFSIDGDLGAGDQTSNAEFIKAHEAFRRSKAGMLNYAQALSLAKSTIPEIDTSNIFLAGHSSAATLSLLFAEHCHQHFWDPDTIKGCLAYAPSVDPQKFFANHLGEIKPLIPDVEEFIRLSSPKEHSQSISCPVFLFHARGDQVTSFVASRQFAEQLRAQGVDVKFVASNGSDHYQTMVDEGVPQGIKWIQDQLKAQPSQPQEDGSPGLDPQLAAMKQAAQSRIDKTRQTKRKIDSGSSASAHLEKMRASLEKVRIARDGETRRYRFQIAGFTPEFEQKLKKQAPFFLNSLESSFDVAILGTKGDNVIINFYEMTITFDYAGELPQNLREKIANQKSTKVMLLSDAPPKNLPIDNESVEDEQNIDLMTFRIESINHVRFPGDTFNPIAAQRMAERSLRGIKEYIPDSLVMNYDQKWAAIKVKANDGKFGIEIRAESALSSAGIRVDSEWIKLKEADLTLAQNLGNSSPDATPSSSGNMPPAATAKQKYIIHYGVYGGDNVTDSARRCLKGFVWVDQESVHFNPDKKEITFENRSTVDQGALDRALKRNKFYQVMITREAVPTSPAEKTSDKADAETE, from the coding sequence ATGGCCTCCCCTGCATCGATTTCCTGCCCCCATTGCGCAGCGAGTTTCAATATCAAGTCTCAGGCTGCTTTCGGGAAGAAAGTCAAATGCCCGAAATGCGAGACGCCATTTGTCATTGAAAAACCGGCCCGGAAATCGTCCGGTCCACGCAAGCAGCCGAGTCGTCGCTCCCCGCAGGATGATGAGTTTGGTTTTGAAGACGAGTCAGACGAACCCCTGTTCCTGGAAGAAGACGAAACTGACTGGGAAGACGACCTGAGTGACGGTCCTGCCGTCAGACCTGCGAAACAGCCCCGGCAGAAACCAAAACCGACCCGTAAAAAGTCGAAATCGCAGCAGAGCTTTCTGGGCGCGCTGCGCAAATATGGTTTCTCTCCGTTTGTCGTCTTTCCCCTGGCCATACTGCTCTGTCTGTACGGCTTCTTTTTTGTGACAGGTAATACTGTCAGTACAACGATTGTGATGTTCATCGTCGTTTTCTTCGCCATGGGGTGCACGGCCGTCGGCGGCATCGGACTGCTGATCCTGGCAGCGGAGGAGAGCTTTGGTGAACTTCTGCTCTGTTTCTTCGTGCCCCTGTATTCGCTCTTTTATGCCATCACCCGTTTTGAACGGACCAAAGGGCCCTTTGCCGCGATCTTCAGCGGGGTCGTAGTTTACCTGGTTGTGGGACTATCCCTGATCATCGGGAAAGAAACGCATTCCGGTCCCTTCGCGAAAGATGGTCCGGGCGGACGCGCACAGAACAACGTCGCTCAGGTCGATCCGGATGCGGATGTTGACCTCGAAGACCTGAAGGAATTTCACATCCAGCTGCATACTCCCCTGCCTCTGGAATGGGCGGAACCCGGTAACACCTCGGCCAATGTTTTTCAGGAACGACCTTCTGCCTCTATCGGCAGGATGTTTGAAGTGACCAGTTCCCCTGATCCCGATCAGCCAGATGCGCCTGCCAGCCGGATGAAGTTTCGTGTTTTCCTCCCCCCGAAAGGACAAGGAGAGAAATTCCCCTGCGTGATTGTTCCCCCGGCCGGCTCTACACTGCTGACAGGCATGGAAATCGACGATACCGTTAACACGCAGAACCCGGAACACGAACCTTACGTCAAAGCCGGCTTCGCTGTGATCACCTTTTCCATCGACGGTGACCTCGGTGCTGGCGATCAGACCAGCAATGCCGAGTTCATCAAGGCACATGAGGCCTTTCGTAGAAGTAAAGCCGGCATGTTGAACTATGCCCAGGCCCTCTCGCTGGCTAAGTCAACTATACCGGAAATTGACACCAGTAATATCTTCCTGGCCGGTCACAGTTCAGCCGCCACTCTCTCACTGCTGTTTGCGGAACACTGTCATCAGCATTTCTGGGATCCTGACACGATTAAAGGCTGCCTCGCTTATGCTCCGTCTGTCGATCCCCAGAAGTTTTTTGCTAACCACCTGGGTGAAATCAAGCCGTTGATTCCCGATGTCGAAGAATTCATCCGCCTCAGTTCTCCCAAAGAACATTCTCAATCAATCTCGTGCCCCGTTTTTCTCTTCCATGCACGCGGAGATCAGGTGACCTCCTTCGTGGCATCGCGACAGTTCGCAGAACAGTTGAGAGCACAGGGAGTCGATGTGAAGTTCGTGGCGAGTAACGGCAGCGACCATTATCAGACCATGGTCGATGAAGGAGTTCCCCAGGGAATCAAGTGGATTCAGGATCAACTAAAGGCACAACCTTCACAACCTCAGGAAGATGGTTCTCCCGGACTTGATCCACAACTGGCTGCGATGAAACAGGCGGCCCAGTCGCGTATCGATAAGACCCGCCAGACAAAACGAAAAATTGACTCAGGCAGTTCGGCGTCCGCTCATCTTGAAAAGATGCGCGCGTCGCTGGAGAAAGTGAGAATCGCCCGGGACGGAGAAACTCGGAGATACCGGTTTCAAATCGCTGGTTTCACTCCCGAGTTTGAACAAAAGCTGAAAAAACAAGCGCCCTTTTTTCTGAATTCGCTTGAGTCCTCATTCGACGTCGCCATCCTCGGGACGAAAGGCGACAACGTCATCATCAATTTTTACGAGATGACAATTACCTTCGATTATGCCGGCGAACTTCCGCAGAACCTCAGGGAAAAAATTGCCAACCAGAAATCGACTAAAGTCATGCTGCTGTCTGACGCGCCCCCCAAAAACTTACCAATCGATAACGAGTCAGTTGAGGACGAACAGAATATTGATCTCATGACATTCCGAATTGAAAGTATTAACCACGTACGCTTTCCTGGTGACACATTTAATCCCATCGCGGCCCAGCGCATGGCTGAAAGATCACTTAGAGGTATTAAAGAATACATCCCCGACTCCCTGGTGATGAATTATGACCAGAAGTGGGCTGCCATCAAAGTCAAAGCCAATGACGGTAAATTCGGGATTGAGATTAGGGCTGAGAGTGCGTTATCCAGCGCAGGGATTCGAGTTGATTCGGAATGGATCAAACTCAAGGAAGCGGATCTGACTTTAGCACAGAATTTGGGGAATTCGTCCCCGGATGCCACGCCGTCTTCATCTGGTAACATGCCACCTGCTGCCACGGCAAAGCAGAAATATATCATCCACTACGGCGTTTACGGCGGTGACAACGTTACCGACTCGGCGCGCCGCTGTCTGAAAGGGTTTGTCTGGGTCGATCAGGAATCGGTGCACTTCAATCCCGATAAGAAAGAGATCACGTTCGAAAATCGCAGTACTGTCGACCAGGGAGCGCTGGACCGTGCTCTCAAACGGAATAAATTTTATCAGGTTATGATTACCCGGGAAGCGGTCCCCACTTCTCCCGCTGAGAAAACGTCAGACAAGGCCGACGCAGAGACCGAATAG
- a CDS encoding glutamine synthetase adenylyltransferase, producing MNSPVIYDNPEILLDQKYTVSDPEVRDILASIGFTDQERALIRLRELCTTPQIRKELTQILPTLFQALTDAATPDGSLINFERFMNSVSEPETMLEFLTQNPRAVEILVRLFVGSQFLTEILLKNPDYLERLTRYNRIAEFKSQQQFFSEAMAIMRQETGSVAEKFDAVRRFQRWELLRIGACDTFGLMDLKNITVQLSLLADGLVQSCLTVLSEDMDLPLDDFAVLAFGKLGGEELNYSSDIDLVFISGQDSTKYWQLGQKLIKSLMESTAEGFLYRVDMRLRPWGRSGALVTTVDAYVDYFAKHGRLWEKQAMLKARVIAGNQKLGMEFFRRIEPQIFNCDSEEVRKNVLEMKQRIEETLKKKGKEWGEVKSGKGSIRDVEFTTQYLQMANGAKYPSIRSINTLDGLVRLVDHGLIQADEYRHLTSGYVFFRKIEHALQLMHYNQEHHMPTDERELAYLARRLDFQDGKQLVQYYEQHRKAVRSIYRKYIYDPAENKTGKHSTHSEQDSNPIGMMAASYTKVFNEEETEQHSQMARKLSETNIVELETAKRPNDQLRLTMVGFDQTGDLSLICGLLFVYGFDIEKGHLFTNQKVKPAPASGRSTKPSEKSKNTRKFVIVLDVKASGPAVEPNIWTDYRNDLSQLLHKVESGNPQEAVGELAKRVAAGLHDLAQASQVLYPVEIEVDNETDSRHTILRIQSEDTTGFLYELTNALSMSGIDIARMVIDSEGTRVSDVLYVTDDKGEKISAEAQQQGLRAAIVLIKHFTHLLPRSPNPESALLHFREFLEHLFKQPNWVEEISSLERTSVLSALARLLGVSDFLWEDFLRLQHSNLFPVVANVEELKNRIHLDELQAELAEELAEASTPEEQQERLNAFKDRAMLRTDMRHILGHISEFGQFSDELTDVAEVVVEGAYEVCHQQLQERYGEPQLESGGPCHLSICALGKCGGRELGFASDIELMFIYEGSGQTDGPEVITNNEYYLKLVEKFTKMIKTRSEGIFQIDLRLRPYGQAGSLAVSAEAFQSYFSYEGAAWPYERQALVKLRPISGDVEFGNQIVRVRDQIIYSGKPFDVAAMLAMREKQIQQLVKGGTINAKLGDGGLVDCEYLIQGMQITYGHRNPGLRTTNTLEGIESLKKLGLISPDDFYKLRDAYIFLRRLIDALRMVRGNARDLTVPPQDQEEFEFLARRLGYGSHTEKLQEEISSTMDCVRDFSRLLAPIKAMTIRTNG from the coding sequence ATGAATAGCCCCGTCATCTATGACAACCCGGAAATTCTTCTGGATCAGAAATATACCGTCAGCGATCCCGAAGTCAGAGACATACTGGCCAGCATCGGATTTACCGATCAGGAACGCGCGCTGATTCGACTGCGGGAGCTGTGCACAACGCCCCAGATTCGTAAAGAATTAACCCAGATTCTCCCGACCCTGTTCCAGGCACTGACCGATGCCGCCACCCCGGATGGCTCCCTGATTAACTTCGAACGGTTCATGAACAGCGTTTCGGAACCCGAGACGATGCTCGAGTTCCTCACACAGAATCCACGAGCCGTCGAAATTCTGGTCCGACTCTTTGTGGGCAGTCAGTTCCTCACGGAAATTCTCCTCAAGAACCCCGACTACCTCGAACGGTTGACCCGCTACAACCGGATTGCCGAATTCAAAAGTCAACAGCAGTTCTTCTCAGAAGCAATGGCCATCATGCGGCAGGAGACCGGCAGTGTCGCCGAAAAATTCGATGCCGTTCGTCGTTTCCAGCGCTGGGAACTGCTCCGTATCGGTGCTTGTGACACCTTCGGCCTGATGGACCTCAAAAACATCACCGTGCAGCTTTCGCTACTGGCTGACGGACTGGTGCAATCCTGTTTGACCGTTCTCTCAGAAGATATGGATCTTCCCCTGGATGACTTCGCCGTTCTGGCCTTTGGAAAGCTGGGGGGGGAAGAATTGAACTACAGTTCGGACATCGACCTCGTCTTCATCTCCGGACAGGACTCTACCAAGTACTGGCAGCTCGGCCAGAAACTCATCAAGTCACTGATGGAATCGACGGCTGAAGGCTTCCTGTACCGCGTTGATATGCGTCTCCGTCCCTGGGGACGCTCCGGGGCGCTGGTGACCACGGTCGACGCGTACGTCGATTACTTCGCCAAACATGGTCGCCTCTGGGAAAAGCAGGCGATGCTGAAAGCCCGCGTGATCGCCGGCAATCAGAAACTGGGCATGGAGTTCTTTCGCCGCATCGAACCACAGATCTTCAACTGCGACTCAGAAGAAGTCCGCAAAAATGTGCTGGAGATGAAACAACGGATTGAAGAGACCCTGAAGAAAAAAGGCAAGGAGTGGGGCGAAGTCAAATCCGGCAAAGGCTCTATCCGCGATGTGGAGTTCACGACTCAGTACCTGCAGATGGCTAACGGTGCGAAATACCCCTCAATCCGCAGCATCAACACACTGGACGGGCTTGTGCGACTCGTCGATCATGGCCTCATCCAGGCGGATGAATACCGTCACCTGACCAGCGGCTATGTCTTCTTCCGAAAAATCGAACACGCGCTGCAGCTGATGCACTATAACCAGGAGCATCACATGCCCACCGATGAGCGGGAACTGGCTTACCTCGCCCGGCGGCTTGATTTCCAGGACGGCAAACAGCTGGTGCAGTATTATGAACAGCACCGCAAAGCGGTTCGCAGCATCTACAGAAAATACATCTACGATCCCGCTGAAAACAAAACAGGAAAGCACTCCACGCATTCCGAGCAGGACAGCAATCCCATCGGAATGATGGCGGCCTCTTACACGAAAGTCTTCAACGAAGAAGAAACCGAGCAGCACAGTCAGATGGCTCGCAAGCTGAGTGAGACCAACATCGTCGAGCTCGAAACAGCAAAACGCCCTAACGATCAACTGCGTCTGACCATGGTCGGCTTTGACCAGACCGGCGACCTGTCCCTGATTTGCGGTCTGCTGTTTGTCTACGGATTCGACATTGAGAAAGGGCACCTGTTTACCAATCAGAAGGTCAAACCGGCTCCCGCTTCCGGGCGGTCGACCAAACCGAGTGAGAAGTCTAAAAACACCCGCAAGTTTGTCATCGTGCTCGATGTCAAAGCCTCCGGCCCTGCCGTGGAACCGAATATCTGGACCGACTACCGCAACGACCTTTCCCAGTTGCTGCACAAGGTCGAATCGGGGAATCCTCAGGAAGCTGTGGGAGAACTTGCCAAACGCGTCGCCGCCGGCCTGCACGATCTCGCACAGGCCAGCCAGGTGCTGTACCCCGTTGAAATTGAAGTCGACAACGAAACCGACAGTCGACACACAATTCTCCGCATCCAGTCTGAAGATACGACCGGCTTCCTGTACGAGTTGACTAACGCACTCTCGATGAGCGGCATCGATATCGCCCGCATGGTAATCGATTCGGAAGGAACCCGCGTCAGCGATGTGCTGTATGTCACCGATGACAAAGGGGAAAAAATCAGTGCGGAAGCCCAGCAACAGGGTCTGCGTGCCGCGATCGTCTTGATTAAACACTTCACTCACCTGCTCCCCCGCTCTCCCAATCCGGAATCGGCACTCCTGCACTTCCGCGAGTTCCTGGAACATCTCTTCAAACAACCCAACTGGGTCGAAGAAATTTCCTCGCTGGAGCGCACGAGTGTGCTCAGTGCCCTGGCCCGTCTGCTGGGTGTCAGTGACTTCCTCTGGGAAGACTTCCTCCGCCTGCAGCATTCCAATCTGTTCCCCGTTGTTGCCAACGTGGAAGAATTAAAAAACCGGATTCACCTGGACGAACTCCAGGCTGAACTCGCCGAAGAGCTCGCTGAGGCATCGACTCCCGAAGAACAGCAGGAACGGCTCAACGCCTTCAAAGACCGGGCCATGCTGCGTACCGACATGCGGCACATCCTGGGGCACATCTCTGAGTTCGGTCAGTTCTCAGACGAATTGACCGATGTCGCAGAGGTCGTTGTGGAAGGTGCCTACGAAGTCTGTCATCAGCAGCTACAGGAACGCTACGGCGAGCCGCAACTGGAATCGGGCGGCCCCTGTCATCTTTCGATCTGTGCACTTGGAAAATGTGGCGGACGTGAACTCGGCTTCGCCTCCGACATCGAGCTCATGTTTATCTACGAGGGCTCCGGCCAGACAGATGGCCCCGAAGTCATCACGAATAATGAATACTATCTGAAGCTGGTAGAAAAATTCACCAAGATGATCAAAACCCGCAGCGAAGGTATTTTTCAAATCGATCTGCGGTTGCGACCCTACGGGCAGGCGGGCAGTCTGGCTGTCTCAGCCGAAGCCTTCCAGAGCTACTTCTCTTATGAGGGAGCGGCCTGGCCTTACGAACGTCAGGCGCTGGTCAAACTCCGTCCGATCTCAGGTGATGTGGAATTTGGCAACCAGATCGTCCGCGTCAGGGATCAAATTATCTACTCTGGCAAACCGTTCGACGTCGCCGCGATGCTCGCCATGCGGGAAAAGCAGATTCAGCAGCTCGTCAAAGGGGGCACCATCAACGCTAAGCTCGGGGACGGCGGACTCGTTGATTGCGAATACCTGATCCAGGGCATGCAGATCACATACGGGCACCGGAACCCCGGACTGCGAACCACAAACACTCTCGAAGGTATTGAGTCCCTCAAAAAACTCGGTCTGATCAGCCCCGACGACTTTTACAAACTTCGCGACGCCTACATCTTCCTCCGCAGGCTCATCGATGCGCTCCGCATGGTGCGCGGCAACGCCAGGGACCTGACGGTTCCCCCTCAGGATCAGGAAGAGTTCGAATTCCTCGCCCGACGGCTCGGCTACGGTTCGCACACCGAGAAGCTCCAGGAAGAAATCTCATCCACTATGGACTGCGTCCGCGATTTCAGTCGCCTGCTCGCCCCCATCAAAGCGATGACCATCCGCACCAACGGGTAA
- a CDS encoding sulfatase has protein sequence MKLCKNLLLVVLVVWGACAAPRNVLAEAASRPNIVMIISDDQAWNDYGFMGHEKIQTPNLDKLASESAIFKRGYVPTSLCRPSLMTMITGLYPHQNMITGNDPPKGMDRQKLLKHVRAVDCLPQMLGKLGYKSYQCGKWWEGNPSLAGFTSAMTHGDPKRGGRHGDLGLKIGREGMKPVYEFIDECKDEPFFLWYAPFLPHTPHNPPQRILKKYLNPETPVELSYYYAMVEWFDETCGQLLDYLDQKQLSDNTIVVYVTDNGWIQYVPESEAERKKMKRRFRYAPKSKRSPYDGGLRTPILLRWPGKIKPAEYDTLVSSIDLAPTILDAVGLKPTRAMEGINLLQVIQNGGKTDRKAIFGEIFEHDMVDIDDPVTSLKYRWCIEGDWKAIFPGPRLSEEKPELYNLAQDPFEQHNAAAAHPELVQQLLKQTNAWWNVPAKSAMN, from the coding sequence GTGAAGCTGTGTAAAAACCTGTTGCTGGTGGTACTGGTGGTCTGGGGGGCTTGCGCTGCTCCGCGGAATGTACTGGCTGAAGCCGCGTCCCGTCCGAATATTGTGATGATCATTTCCGATGATCAGGCCTGGAACGATTATGGTTTCATGGGGCATGAAAAGATTCAAACTCCCAACCTGGACAAGCTGGCGTCGGAGAGCGCCATCTTCAAACGTGGTTATGTTCCGACCAGCCTGTGTCGCCCCAGTCTGATGACGATGATTACCGGTCTGTATCCGCATCAGAATATGATTACGGGGAATGATCCTCCCAAAGGCATGGATCGCCAGAAGCTGCTGAAACATGTTCGCGCTGTTGACTGCCTGCCTCAAATGCTGGGCAAACTGGGATACAAGAGTTATCAGTGTGGCAAATGGTGGGAAGGCAATCCCAGCCTGGCCGGCTTCACATCGGCGATGACACATGGTGACCCCAAACGGGGAGGACGTCATGGTGACCTGGGTTTGAAGATCGGTCGGGAAGGGATGAAACCCGTTTATGAGTTCATTGATGAATGCAAAGACGAGCCTTTCTTTCTGTGGTATGCCCCCTTCCTGCCCCACACTCCTCACAATCCACCTCAGCGGATTCTGAAGAAATACCTTAATCCAGAAACTCCAGTAGAGCTGTCCTATTATTACGCGATGGTTGAGTGGTTCGACGAAACCTGCGGACAACTACTGGACTACCTGGATCAGAAACAGCTGTCGGACAACACAATAGTTGTTTACGTGACGGACAACGGCTGGATTCAGTATGTGCCTGAATCCGAAGCGGAACGCAAGAAAATGAAACGTCGTTTCCGTTATGCCCCCAAGTCGAAGCGGAGTCCCTATGATGGCGGTCTCAGGACACCCATCCTGCTTCGCTGGCCGGGGAAAATCAAACCGGCAGAGTATGATACGCTGGTGAGCAGCATCGATCTGGCACCGACAATTCTGGATGCCGTCGGGTTAAAACCGACCAGAGCCATGGAAGGGATCAATCTGCTGCAGGTGATTCAGAACGGTGGCAAGACTGACCGCAAAGCGATTTTCGGCGAGATCTTCGAGCATGATATGGTCGACATTGATGATCCCGTCACGAGTCTTAAATATCGCTGGTGCATCGAAGGGGACTGGAAAGCGATCTTCCCCGGACCCCGGCTGAGTGAAGAAAAGCCCGAGTTATATAACCTGGCGCAGGATCCGTTTGAGCAGCACAATGCCGCAGCTGCGCATCCCGAACTGGTTCAACAGCTCTTGAAGCAGACCAATGCCTGGTGGAATGTTCCCGCAAAATCAGCGATGAACTGA
- a CDS encoding endonuclease/exonuclease/phosphatase family protein yields MRLLSYNIHKGIGGRDRRYQLERVIGVIEQENPDIICLHEVDRNVKRSRFNNQPKIFADYFNMPESLYQLNVKLKTGGYGNLILSRWSFLSQHQISLTNKWRKARGAQIVLIDSPEGPFQLVNFHLGLAEKERHWQINHLLTHRLFREGNDHPSLIVGDTNDWRNTLANGKFSEFEYQEVTSPPSRFRSFPAYMPVGTLDKAFIRGEIGVKQARLARSQLSRQASDHLPLVIDFHLNQHASEWIKKAGQ; encoded by the coding sequence ATGCGACTGTTGAGCTATAACATTCATAAAGGGATTGGCGGACGTGACCGTCGATATCAACTGGAACGGGTGATCGGTGTCATCGAGCAGGAAAATCCGGATATCATCTGCCTGCACGAAGTCGACCGGAATGTGAAACGTTCCCGCTTCAATAACCAGCCGAAGATCTTTGCCGATTACTTCAATATGCCGGAATCGCTGTATCAGCTGAATGTCAAGCTGAAGACAGGGGGCTACGGCAATCTGATCCTTTCCCGCTGGTCGTTCCTGTCACAGCATCAGATTTCGCTGACCAATAAGTGGCGGAAAGCGCGCGGCGCCCAGATTGTGTTGATTGACTCTCCTGAGGGGCCCTTTCAACTGGTGAACTTCCACCTGGGGCTGGCTGAAAAAGAGCGACACTGGCAGATCAATCATCTGCTGACGCATCGGTTATTCCGGGAAGGGAATGATCATCCTTCACTGATTGTGGGTGACACGAACGACTGGCGGAATACTCTGGCGAACGGGAAGTTCTCTGAATTTGAATATCAGGAAGTGACGAGCCCACCGTCCCGCTTTCGGTCGTTTCCTGCGTATATGCCTGTGGGGACGCTGGATAAGGCGTTTATTCGCGGTGAGATCGGTGTTAAGCAGGCGAGGCTGGCACGGTCTCAGCTTTCACGTCAGGCTTCCGATCATCTGCCCCTGGTGATTGACTTTCATCTGAATCAACATGCCAGCGAATGGATAAAAAAAGCAGGGCAATGA